From one Solanum stenotomum isolate F172 chromosome 12, ASM1918654v1, whole genome shotgun sequence genomic stretch:
- the LOC125849208 gene encoding uncharacterized protein LOC125849208 has translation MFRRKSSHTNQADDSASRDAKVSELRVALGPLSGRSLKFCTDVCLRRYLEARNWNLDKAKKMLEETLKWRSNYKPEEIRWHEVAHESETGKVFKANFRDRLGRTVLIMRPGKQNTSSPEGNIRQLVYLMENAILNLPEGQEQMSWLIDFNGWSLNTNIPIKTARDIIYILQNHYPERLAIVVLYSPPRLFEAFWKVVKYFIDSKTFEKIKFVYPNNKDSVELMKTFFDTENLPSEFGGKATLNYDHEEFSKLMAQEDVKTAKFWGLTR, from the exons ATGTTCCGGAGAAAGTCGTCTCACACGAATCAGGCTGATGATTCTGCAAGCCGTGATGCAAAG GTTAGCGAGTTAAGAGTGGCTCTTGGACCTCTATCTGGGCGAAGCTTAAAGTTCTGTACTGATGTGTGTCTGAGGCGATACTTAGAAGCTCGAAATTGGAACCTTGACAAGGCAAAGAAAATGCTCGAAGAGACTCTCAAATGGAGATCCAACTATAAGCCTGAAGAAATTCGTTGG CATGAAGTGGCACATGAAAGTGAAACTGGCAAAGTTTTTAAGGCCAATTTTCGTGACCGACTAGGCAGGACTGTACTTATAATGAGGCCTGGGAAACAG AACACATCATCTCCGGAAGGTAATATTCGTCAGCTAGTCTATCTGATGGAGAATGCTATCCTTAACCTGCCAGAAGGCCAAGAACAAATGTCTTGGTTGATAGACTTCAATGGATGGTCATTAAACACCAACATTCCCATTAAAACTGCAAGAGATATTATCTACATTTTGCAGAATCACTATCCAGAGAGGCTTGCAATAGTTGTTCTTTATAGTCCACCTAGATTATTCGAGGCATTTTGGAAG GTagtgaaatattttattgattcgAAAACATTTGAGAAGATCAAGTTTGTGTATCCGAATAACAAAGATAGCGTGGAGTTGATGAAGACTTTTTTCGATACTGAGAATCTTCCAAGTGAGTTTGGGGGGAAAGCCACATTGAATTACGATCATGAAGAATTTTCCAAATTGATGGCTCAAGAAGATGTCAAGActgctaaattttggggtttGACGAGGTGA